One window of Equus caballus isolate H_3958 breed thoroughbred chromosome 3, TB-T2T, whole genome shotgun sequence genomic DNA carries:
- the RHOH gene encoding rho-related GTP-binding protein RhoH: MQAGKMLSSIKCVLVGDSAVGKTSLLVRFTSETFPEAYKPTVYENTGVDVFMDGIQISLGLWDTAGNDAFRSIRPLSYQQADVVLMCYSVANHNSFLNLKNKWIGEIRSNLPCTPVLVVATQTDQREVGPHRASCINAIEGKRLAQDVRAKGYLECSALSNRGVQQVFECAVRTAVNQARRRNRRRFFSINECKIF; encoded by the coding sequence ATGCAGGCTGGGAAGATGCTGAGTTCCATCAAGTGTGTGCTGGTAGGAGACTCTGCCGTGGGGAAGACCTCTCTGTTGGTGCGCTTCACCTCAGAGACCTTCCCGGAGGCCTACAAGCCCACAGTGTATGAGAACACGGGTGTGGACGTCTTCATGGATGGCATACAGATCAGCCTGGGTCTCTGGGACACAGCTGGCAACGATGCCTTCAGAAGCATCCGCCCGCTATCCTACCAGCAGGCAGATGTGGTGCTAATGTGCTACTCCGTGGCCAACCATAACTCTTTCCTGAACCTGAAGAACAAGTGGATTGGTGAAATCAGGAGCAACTTGCCCTGTACCCCCGTGCTAGTGGTGGCCACCCAGACTGACCAGCGGGAGGTGGGGCCCCACAGGGCGTCCTGCATCAATGCCATAGAAGGGAAGAGACTGGCCCAGGATGTGAGAGCAAAGGGCTACCTGGAGTGCTCAGCCCTTAGCAACCGGGGGGTACAGCAGGTATTTGAGTGTGCCGTCCGAACTGCCGTCAACCAAGCCAGGAGACGCAACAGAAGGAGGTTCTTCTCCATTAATGAGTGCAAGATCTTCTGA